A genome region from Natronobeatus ordinarius includes the following:
- a CDS encoding alanyl-tRNA editing protein, with protein MSGQRAAAEPYTTRFESEVQSVDGRKVWLEESYFYAESGGQPADRGTIGDVPVEDVRLVDGEPMHVLAEEPSFRPGQRVIGSLDRSFRLYCMRAHTASHLLYGAGRRLLEELGYGGFDIGEEKVRVDLETSTPIDDEVLVELDRLVNRAVWESRPVSWEAIPVAEAREREEIAFNEATEEGAFTKGQVRIVTVGESGDNDATNATDPWDVAACGGTHVRNTREVGPVTVLERSNPGEGMTRVEFAVGPRAIERRTAEKRATLAAKEALGASIDAVPEELERVVTTREELEEEVRTLNGQLIESQLEAVEPTERDGERWLVTTVEGASANELSEIAQERAGDRADVVAVVGRDSPPFVVVGSAGDRSAAAVVDDLTDAFGGGGGGSDRVAQAGGFDAEPEELVDALE; from the coding sequence GGGCCAGCCGGCCGATCGGGGCACGATCGGCGACGTTCCCGTCGAGGACGTCAGGCTCGTCGACGGTGAGCCGATGCACGTCCTCGCCGAGGAGCCGTCGTTCCGGCCGGGACAGCGCGTCATCGGATCGCTCGATCGGTCGTTCCGGCTGTACTGTATGCGAGCACACACGGCGAGCCACCTGCTCTACGGTGCAGGTCGCAGGCTCCTCGAGGAGCTCGGCTACGGCGGGTTCGACATCGGCGAAGAGAAAGTCCGCGTCGACTTAGAGACGAGCACGCCGATCGACGACGAGGTCCTGGTCGAACTCGACCGGCTGGTCAACCGGGCGGTCTGGGAGTCCCGGCCGGTCTCCTGGGAAGCGATCCCGGTCGCAGAGGCACGCGAGCGCGAGGAGATCGCGTTCAACGAGGCAACCGAGGAGGGGGCGTTCACGAAGGGACAGGTTCGAATCGTTACGGTCGGAGAGTCCGGCGACAACGACGCCACCAATGCTACCGATCCGTGGGACGTCGCCGCCTGCGGCGGCACCCACGTCCGGAACACCCGCGAAGTCGGCCCCGTGACCGTCCTGGAACGGTCGAATCCCGGCGAAGGAATGACGCGCGTCGAGTTCGCGGTCGGCCCGCGAGCCATCGAGCGCCGGACGGCCGAGAAGCGCGCGACGCTGGCCGCCAAAGAGGCCCTCGGCGCCAGCATCGACGCCGTGCCAGAGGAACTCGAGCGAGTCGTCACAACACGCGAGGAACTCGAGGAAGAGGTCAGGACGCTGAACGGGCAACTGATCGAGAGCCAGCTCGAGGCCGTCGAGCCGACCGAGCGCGACGGCGAGCGCTGGCTCGTGACGACGGTCGAAGGAGCGTCGGCGAACGAGCTGAGCGAGATCGCCCAGGAGCGCGCTGGCGACCGTGCCGACGTCGTCGCCGTCGTCGGGCGAGACTCCCCGCCGTTCGTCGTCGTCGGCTCGGCCGGGGACCGATCGGCCGCGGCGGTCGTCGACGACCTCACCGACGCGTTCGGCGGCGGGGGCGGCGGCTCCGACCGGGTCGCCCAGGCCGGTGGCTTCGACGCCGAGCCCGAGGAGCTCGTCGACGCACTCGAGTAG
- a CDS encoding mandelate racemase/muconate lactonizing enzyme family protein, whose product MGIDYSTLRDPNLEYTMRELSAETMNVTRERGGGRDVEITDVQTTMVDGNFPWTLVRVYTDAGIVGTGEAYWGAGAPELIERMKPFVVGENPLDIDRLTEHLVQKMSGEGSIGGVTVTAISGIEVALHDLAGKILEVPAYQLLGGKYRDEVRVYCDCHTAEEADPIACADEAERVVEELGFDALKFDLDVPSGHERDRANRHLRNVEIEHKASIVEAVTERVGSRADVAFDCHWSFSADSAKRLAKRLEEYDVWWLEDPVPPENHDVQREVTQSTTTPITVGENVYRKHGQRRLLEGQAVDIIAPDMPKVGGMRETRKIADLADLYYVPVAMHNVSSPVATVASAHVGAAIPNALAVEYHSYQLDWWEALVEEDVIEDGYIEIPEEPGLGVTLDLDVVAEHAIEGEDVFDEE is encoded by the coding sequence ATGGGAATCGATTACTCGACGCTCCGTGATCCAAATCTCGAGTACACGATGCGGGAGCTCTCCGCGGAGACGATGAACGTCACGCGCGAGCGCGGCGGCGGCCGCGACGTCGAGATCACGGACGTCCAGACGACGATGGTCGATGGCAACTTCCCCTGGACGCTCGTGCGCGTCTACACCGACGCCGGGATCGTCGGCACCGGCGAGGCCTACTGGGGCGCGGGCGCACCCGAGCTGATCGAGCGAATGAAGCCGTTCGTCGTCGGCGAGAATCCCCTCGATATCGACCGGCTCACCGAGCACCTCGTCCAGAAGATGTCCGGCGAGGGCTCGATCGGCGGCGTCACCGTCACCGCCATCTCGGGGATCGAGGTGGCGCTGCACGATCTGGCCGGAAAGATCCTCGAGGTGCCGGCCTACCAGCTCCTCGGCGGGAAGTACCGCGACGAGGTGCGCGTCTACTGCGACTGTCACACCGCAGAGGAGGCGGACCCGATCGCCTGCGCCGACGAGGCCGAGCGCGTCGTCGAGGAACTCGGATTCGACGCCCTGAAGTTCGACCTCGACGTCCCCTCGGGCCACGAGCGGGATCGGGCGAACCGCCACCTGCGAAACGTCGAGATCGAACACAAAGCGAGCATCGTCGAGGCCGTTACCGAACGCGTCGGCTCCCGCGCGGACGTCGCCTTCGACTGCCACTGGAGCTTTTCGGCCGACAGCGCGAAACGACTTGCAAAGCGCCTCGAGGAGTACGACGTCTGGTGGCTCGAAGATCCCGTCCCCCCGGAGAACCACGACGTCCAGCGCGAGGTCACCCAGTCGACGACGACGCCGATCACGGTCGGGGAGAACGTGTATCGGAAACACGGTCAGCGGCGGTTGCTCGAGGGGCAGGCCGTGGACATCATCGCGCCGGACATGCCAAAAGTCGGCGGCATGCGCGAGACGCGGAAGATCGCCGACCTCGCGGACCTCTACTACGTCCCCGTGGCGATGCACAACGTCTCCTCGCCGGTGGCGACGGTCGCGAGCGCCCACGTCGGTGCAGCGATCCCGAACGCGCTCGCGGTCGAGTACCACTCCTACCAGCTCGACTGGTGGGAAGCCCTCGTCGAGGAGGACGTGATCGAAGACGGTTACATCGAGATTCCCGAGGAGCCGGGACTCGGCGTGACCCTCGACCTGGACGTCGTCGCGGAGCACGCGATCGAGGGCGAGGACGTCTTCGACGAGGAGTGA